The sequence AGGAACTGGCTTGGTGGCGCTAACCACGAAGCCAGTTCCTGCCCGAATAAACGTGTTCTACGCCCCCTGAACGCTCCGTGGCTCGGTGGTGGAGCCCGTGCTTCGCCAGCCGGCAGTCCCGTTTACGCGTCCACTCACTGGTCGGCTGAAGGACTTGCCTGTGAACGGCTTTGCAGTCACGCGGTGTGGGCGGACTGCGCGAGGGCTCGTGGGGTGCTGCCCCGCGGTCACGCTTGCGGCGGGACCCGCCGTAATCCCTGACGTAGCACGACGCGCTACATTCGCCTTCGCCCGGACCCGCTCGTCCGCTTTTCGGGTGCGGATAGCCGCAATGCGGTCGGCAAGGGGAACCTCAAAGCGCTCTGTCGGTGTCTTAGCGTAATTGAACTCCGGGACCTTCTGGCGTGGCAGGCGTGTCCCGATGGCGCGCTCGATGGCGCGTAGAGT comes from Candidatus Methylomirabilis limnetica and encodes:
- a CDS encoding helicase-related protein; the protein is RTDALTSFKRGRCRVLVATDVAARGIDVEGLGLVVNFDVPQLSEDYIHRVGRTGRMDATGEAYTLVSPNEEDTLRAIERAIGTRLPRQKVPEFNYAKTPTERFEVPLADRIAAIRTRKADERVRAKANVARRATSGITAGPAASVTAGQHPTSPRAVRPHRVTAKPFTGKSFSRPVSGRVNGTAGWRSTGSTTEPRSVQGA